One Endozoicomonas gorgoniicola DNA window includes the following coding sequences:
- a CDS encoding Tn7 transposase TnsA N-terminal domain-containing protein, with amino-acid sequence MYRRKLGKSKVKNIHRFVSPKNGTTLLIESTLEFHSCYPLEYNREVKSFEAQPEGFEYVYENKVHRYTPDHLARMISGQEPYIEVKPSRIANRKDFQDRFSCQREAAKGLGRDLLLWTEEFIRRQPYFDNLQIIHKYRTQGPITAEHRHILATASSYANHVVTIQELACFADMNEPHFFPLAYDLIARNHLVTDLNTSHLTKNSLVGINHGHYPKIY; translated from the coding sequence ATGTACCGCAGAAAGCTCGGGAAGTCCAAGGTCAAAAATATACACCGTTTTGTCAGCCCTAAAAACGGTACTACGCTCCTTATTGAATCAACTCTTGAGTTCCACAGCTGCTACCCCCTTGAGTATAACCGAGAAGTAAAATCCTTTGAGGCTCAGCCAGAAGGCTTTGAATATGTATATGAAAATAAAGTTCACAGATACACTCCTGATCATCTTGCTCGGATGATCAGTGGTCAAGAGCCGTATATAGAGGTAAAGCCATCAAGAATCGCTAATCGAAAGGATTTTCAAGATCGTTTTTCCTGCCAGAGAGAAGCGGCAAAGGGCTTGGGAAGAGATCTTTTATTATGGACTGAAGAGTTCATCCGTAGGCAGCCCTACTTTGATAACCTCCAGATAATCCATAAATACAGAACGCAAGGTCCCATAACTGCTGAGCATAGGCACATTCTAGCTACTGCTTCTTCATATGCGAATCATGTAGTAACCATTCAGGAGCTTGCTTGTTTTGCAGATATGAATGAACCTCATTTTTTTCCTCTTGCATATGACCTGATCGCCAGAAACCATTTGGTCACAGATCTGAATACATCACATTTGACCAAAAATTCCTTAGTAGGTATCAATCATGGCCATTATCCAAAGATTTACTGA
- a CDS encoding IS701 family transposase, which produces MLTSDQKVILRELSLYTTFLAKALSPLAAPTFCELLLGGMLSGEGFVTQALLTIHYENFWNSYHHWVSQGKWRWRNLAHRLILLVSSKVPDGQTIPLILDDLTLERCSDKAPACRIHHQHSKKKNRCTYLLGQCWVFLAIPFQRPSDKVHTAVPVMAFPSPKSGNISKLKIAKAMLKSVRQTLQGRAFRLLTDCWFMNHTMMQPALELGYEVIGHIPKNRALYALPVDALPPSPFKRKGRKRKYGVKMTPEEVEKLPETKMTLWLYRKNRTVSFRSCICRARFLKGRIVRVVWSRFENDKGETETKLFLSTNPDLKADEVLLAYSLRWPIEPMFQQLKHEFGCKHLWQQKLRTLLRWMHIKMAGYALVQLLTICQNPAAIALAKTAWRNPHTVTAGMLRRALFWIIPQFRIRGCWNRYEQKLELKLPDKNERSDSFFGKTT; this is translated from the coding sequence ATGCTCACTTCAGATCAGAAAGTAATCCTTCGAGAGCTTTCTTTATATACGACATTTCTTGCAAAAGCGCTATCACCACTTGCGGCACCAACGTTCTGTGAGTTACTTCTGGGTGGCATGCTTTCTGGCGAAGGCTTTGTTACACAGGCTCTCCTGACGATCCACTACGAGAATTTCTGGAACAGCTACCATCATTGGGTCTCTCAAGGTAAGTGGCGTTGGCGAAACCTGGCGCATCGTCTGATATTGCTGGTCAGTTCTAAAGTGCCTGACGGTCAGACCATTCCCCTGATTCTTGACGACCTGACACTCGAACGTTGCTCTGACAAAGCACCGGCATGCCGAATACATCACCAACACAGCAAGAAAAAGAACCGGTGTACTTATCTTCTTGGTCAATGCTGGGTCTTTCTGGCTATTCCTTTCCAGAGACCATCAGACAAGGTGCATACTGCGGTTCCAGTGATGGCATTTCCATCACCTAAATCAGGCAATATCAGTAAACTTAAAATTGCAAAGGCCATGCTGAAATCTGTACGGCAGACTCTTCAGGGGCGAGCTTTTCGGCTACTCACTGACTGCTGGTTTATGAATCACACCATGATGCAGCCCGCGCTTGAGCTTGGGTATGAGGTCATTGGTCATATACCCAAAAACCGGGCACTTTATGCGCTTCCAGTCGATGCACTTCCTCCCTCTCCTTTCAAAAGGAAAGGCCGCAAGCGTAAGTATGGTGTCAAAATGACACCTGAGGAAGTAGAGAAATTACCAGAGACCAAGATGACTCTCTGGCTTTACAGAAAGAACCGGACTGTCTCTTTTCGTTCCTGTATTTGCCGGGCTCGTTTTTTGAAAGGCCGTATTGTCCGAGTCGTCTGGAGTCGTTTTGAAAACGACAAGGGAGAAACAGAAACCAAACTATTTCTGTCCACAAATCCTGACCTGAAAGCCGATGAAGTGCTATTAGCCTACTCGCTCAGGTGGCCTATAGAGCCTATGTTCCAGCAACTTAAACACGAGTTTGGATGCAAGCATTTATGGCAGCAGAAACTCAGAACGCTGTTACGATGGATGCACATTAAAATGGCAGGGTATGCGCTGGTGCAATTGCTGACCATTTGTCAAAATCCTGCGGCCATTGCGTTGGCCAAAACTGCCTGGAGGAACCCCCATACAGTCACGGCCGGAATGCTTAGGCGCGCGCTGTTTTGGATTATTCCGCAGTTTCGAATTCGTGGCTGCTGGAACCGATATGAGCAAAAATTAGAGCTGAAATTGCCGGATAAAAACGAACGTTCGGATAGTTTTTTTGGAAAAACGACATAA